The DNA window ACTTTTGGGTGCTCTATGAGCGCGCTAAAGAGAACATTGTACTCTTTAGGAGATTTCGTATCAACTATCACGACACTAAGAAAACCCAAGTTAAGAGCATAGAAATCCAAGTAAATACGCCTCACTTTGGCTACTTGCTTAACCATCTCCATGGCAACTTCACTTCTTTTGAGCTCTTGGAGTTTCAAAACATTAGCGGTAAATACACTAAGACTCTTTACCGCTTGCTTAAGCAATGGAAAAGTGTAGGTGTGCCCCCAAAGAAAGACTGGAGAGAGTTTAGAGAGTTAATGGGTGTGTCATTAAATGTTCCAGCCATCAATGTGGAACATGTCGTGCTAAGACCCGCCGTCCAAGAACTCCAAAAGCTCCCCCACTTTGAGAACCTTTGCTATGAGAAAATAAAAACCAAAGGCATGGGTAATCGCATCACCCATATCCAATTCTACTTCGAGCCCATCACCAAGACTAGCAAGGACAGAGAGCAAGTCAAAAGGGATATAAGAACCATTGCATGGGAGATTAGAAGCAAGAAAGCCGTTAAGCTCATCAAACAATCTATGGAGCAACTGAAACAATCTAAACAAGACAAGGACATGCAAGAAGTCGTAGGCATGGCTTTTTACAAACCCCAAGACCCTAGCGTTATTCTTGTAGTAGATGCCTTCCAACCCGCTCAAGAGGGTTATGAAATTTTAGTCAAATACTACAAAAATGGCAAAGAGTTTCAAGCAAGAAGTGCTGTGCTGGCCGACAAAGAAACTTTTTTAACAGCCATGGCAAAGGGAGGTTACCAAATCGTAAATTCACAAACACCAAAGATGCAACAGAAACCACAGCAAACACCACAACCCAAAGAAGTCAAGGTAGAATTACAAACTGATCAAAATGGCTTTAAAACCTTTCAGGGTTTGGTTAGACCTAACCAATCAGATCAACCACAAGCTCTAAACCCTAACAATGGCCTAACAGAATACATAGGCAGAAACATTTACATGAGCAACAATGGTGTGCCTGCTGTCCTTAAGATTAAAGACATTTACTTTATAGAGAACGGATACATTAGAGTAGATGTCCAAGACATAGACAAACCACATAAGATTCTAAACCCTTTCATCTTAAATAATGTCAAGTACTTTAAAAGTTGGTTTAAGAAGTATATGGAGTGAGAAATTTTTATCATTACCCTAGATAGTCATTTAACACATATAAACAAAATCTAATCGCTAATACCTAGATAACGATTGCACCAAACCAAATACACTAAATTTAGAGTGTTTTACCTTTAGCCCCAACGGCGTTTGAGTAGCAAATTATCCAAGCGAACTTGTGAGCGAACCCGTAATGGTTGGGTAATTTGCAAACTACCCAACCCCACAAGGGGGACACTCGTAAAGCTCGTTTTGGGTAATTTACCCTTGCAGGGGGCTGTGAAGTGCAGTTAAAAATATCATCAGCCGTATTATATGATAATATGTTAAAATTCTAGGAAATAAAATTACAAAGGATTTTTACATGGCAAAAAAAGATGAAAAAGACTATAGCAAATTTTCAAGGCGGTTTTTAGAGGATTTAGAAAGCCGACTACACAATGAGATCATCAGGGTCAGGGATAAATACAAAGAAACAAAAGCTAAGTATGAGAAAGAATTGAAGGCTTTTAAGGGCAAAGCCACCCGAGAAATCGAGCTTTTTACAAGCAAGATGCATAAAGAGATTGTGGCCTTTGAAAACAAGATTAAAAAAGAATTAGAAGCCATTAAAGCACATGGGGTAAAAAAGACAGAAGAAAAACAAAAAGTCAATGAGGCTTTGAATAATCTCATCTACACACAGGGGCAAGGGTCTAAAAAAGCTGATGCGACCCCCGATAAGCAAGACACTAAGCCAGCCCAAGAAACCCAAAAACCCCAGGAAGTTAAGATAAATCCCACGCAAAACCAAGCACAAAAGCAAGAGAACCCATAAGCATACTCCACAAACAAGCCTGAGTAGTGGGAGACATTGCCTCTATCAACTTCAAACCCACGAAGTTGAGTATCCAAGAAAAACACAACGACCGCTCAGTTAAGCCTAGCTATGTACTAAAAAGTGGAGGGCTAGGGATAGAATGCAATAGAGATGCCAAAGAAGCAAGGGCTTTAAGAGATAGCCTCATAGAGCAAGCCAAGATCAATTACAAGCGGTATTGTAACCAGCCTTTCAAGGCAAAGGCTAGCCGTTATTTGTGGAGTGCCGTGGTTAATCTCAAAAACACGAGCACCATGCAAGAACTAGAAACTCTAGCCAACCATTTTAAAACTAAATACCACTTTCAATGCTACCAAATTGCGATCCATAGAGATGAGGGGCATATTGATGATGAGGGCAAAGAACAAATCAATCACCACGCCCATTTGGAGTTTGTTACTCTTGATGAGAATACAGGCAAGAGCATGTTTCGCAAAGGATTGATTACAAATGCCGTGTTAGGACAAATGCAACAAGAAGTGGCTGACATCTTAAACATGCAAAGGGGGGTAGAAAAACGCATCAGTGGAGCTAAACGCATTGAACCTAGAGCTTACGGGCGGTTAATGGAGCAAGAAAAAGCCAAGCGGATTGAATTGGAGAACAACAATATAAACCTACAAAATGACAATAATTCACTTGCAAAAGAAGTTACAGTCTACAAAGAACAGCTTGAAAATTTAAAGACTAACGCAGAAAACACCCAAACAGAGTTAAACACCCTTGAACAAGAAAAGGCTGATCTAGAACAAGCCAACACCACTCTAACCCAAGAGAACCAAGAACTCAAAGACGACAACACAGAATTAGAAACCACACTCATAGACCTTGTTACTATCTTTGCCCCACAAGACAAACAGAACAAAAAGCTCACCATCAAAGAAGCCAAGCCCTTGCTTGAGAGTGTGAGAAAGCAAATGATTGCCATTAATCAGGGTTTGGGTGATTTAAAGCTTTTCACACAAGAAGATTACAAGAGCTTAAGAGCCTTGAAAGATGAGGGTTTAAGTATTGCTGACCTAAAGAAGCGCATTACACAGATAGAGCAAGAAGCCAAAGAGCGCTACCAAGCCTTGCAAGAGCAATACAAAGACCACTTAAGCCCCAAGCAGATTACAGAGCAATACAAGGATTATCTAAGCCCCCAACAAGTAGAGAATAAGATAACAGCCACAAAAGCCCTATATGATGGCTACTTAAGCCCCGAGCAAGTGCAAGAGCTCAAGCAAGAACATGCTCAAGAGCTTGAGATGAAAGAGCAAAGCCACACCAAAGTTTTAGAAACCAAAGACACAGAACACACCAAAGCCTTACAAGAAAAACAAAAAGAGATAGATGCCCTTAAGAACGAGAACACCCAAAAAGATGAAAGTATTAATGGCTTAAAAGACCAAATTACCAAGCACACCCAAGAATTTGATAAGATGAAACCCGAGCTTGCAACGCTCAAAACCACTAACCAACAACTCCAACAAGAGAATCTTAAACTCAAGCCCGTGTATCTCACTAAAGAACAAATTAAAGCAAGGCGTTTGGCAGAAAGGCAAGAGCTTATGGGTAAGGGCTGTCCTAAAGAAGTCTTTAGAGAATTGAATGCCTTAGATAATGAGAAACTCACCCAAGCGCAATTAGATGAGCGTATTTTAAACATTTGGCTTAAGTATGCTCCAAGCTACATTGAAAGCCTTGAAAACACCAACACTAGCCTAGAGCAAGAAACCCAAGCTCTTAAAGCTGAACTAAAGACAGCCAAAGCAGAAGCAAAGAGTCAAGCACACATCAAGACTTTTGAAAAAGAAGCCGTTAATCTTATTAGAGAGTATGTATCCCCCGTTACAGCTGGTGTAGTGGCACATATCCAAGCCAGTGGTGAAAAGATCACAGAAATCCATCAACAATGCCAAGAAGAAATGATACAGCAAGCAAGCACTTGTGCTCTACTCAACGAAGAAATGCTAGCAGGCAAGCACACAGCTATCAACGCTATCGCCCGTCTCTTTGGCAAGGGTGTTAAAAAAGAATACAAGCTAGATTATGACCCCATTAAGGCTAAGACAGGTTATAGAGAGCTCAATAGGCGAGAGCAAGCCATAAAAAAAGATTTAGCTAACACACTTACAAAGCACAGCCAAGCAGTGCAAGCCATCAACAATCAAGCTTGTCAAGTTATCTTAGAAGCTGTGGAGAGTGTTAAAAATGAGATTACAAAGCTTGCCACAGAGTTTAAGAGCAGTGCGGAATATGGAGCGGAGCTTAATCAGGCTAAGGGACAGATAGACAGCCTAGAAAGAGACAGAGAGCGTTTGCAAGGCGAAGTAACTAAACTGAAACAAGAAAAAGAAACTAATAAGCAAGAGATAGAAAAGGCGAAGGCTAATAATGATGCTTTTAAAAAGAAGGGTGCTGAGAACACAAGGCTTAAAAGTGAGCTACAAACCACAAAATCCACTCTACAGACCACACAGAAAGATTTGGAGACAACAAAGGCAGAACTAGAAACCACAAAGGCACAGCTAGAGAGTGAACAAAACGATTTGGGGGCTTTGGGGACACTAGAAAGCAACATACATGCCACAATCGCCCAAATAAGCAAAACAAGCCCAAAAGTGGCTCAGGCATTAGAAATTAAAGCAAGCAATGCATTAAATGACCTTGCCAGTCTTAGGGATGAATTGCCTAAAATACTTGAACAGGCTATCCAAGAGCAAGAGCAAAAAGGAGATGGGGGTTATCATAGGTAGACTTGGACACTAAAAACACACCCACAATAAACTGAACCAAGCAAAAGACCCTAAAAATGTAGAAAAGGATTAGAGAAATGGAGCTAAAAAGCGTAATGGATATAGAAACCTTACTGTCCAAGAGGCGTTTAGATTCGTATGATGGAGATTTACAAGCACACCTAGAGAATCTAAAACTCATAGGCAAATACACACATAAAATAGCCCTTGTAGAGATTGCCCTACGCAACTCATTAAATTGTTTGCTCATTGCCAAAGATAGGGATTGGATCAACAATTCTACAGACCCTCGGGTGATTCAAGTAAGAGAAGAGGTCCTTAAAAGTAGTGGAGAAATAACTCTTAGTAACGATAGCTACCTCTCTAAAATGACTCTAGGTACGATCATCCACATCATTAAACGAGAAGGGTTGTTTGCACGCGTTTTTAATGCAGATAAAATCCAATTCAAAAACTACGATCTAAACTATAAAAAAGAAAAAATTTTTATCAAAGGTAAGAAAAGTTACTTAAGTAACTACAATAAGGCCACCATTGCTTTAAGTTTATTCCACACTCTACGCAACCGCTGTTACCATTGGGAGAACATCACAAAAACAAGAATAGGGGAAGACGGCAAAATCTACCCAAGATTGACAACAAAAATCCTAAATATTTCTGTAGGGATACACCCAAACAAAATAGAAAAATTCTTAGATGACCTAACAGCAAGCTTTAGTAAAGACTTATTGGAATATGCCAACCACTTTTAACAAGCGACTGGCTGGCGAGGGTCCGCCTTACGAATTATGCGCAGATTGTAGCGCAGAACACATAAAAATCTACTGAGATTGATGGACTAATTTATCAAAAAATTTTAAAAAGTTAAGGTGAAACACTGGCGTGTACTCACTTTTAATTAATAAAACAAAATCCTATTGTAAAATAACGCGTTTTTAAATCCATACGAAACCCATACAACTAACACGGAGGTAGGAGTGCCCCAAAAAACCCTAGAAGACATCACAAAAGGCATTGTTGAAAGAAGCCATGCGACCAGACAAGCCTACTTACAACGCATTGCTAAAGCCCGAGGTAAAATCCAGCGCAAGGATTTAAGTTGTGTCAGCTTGGCCCATAGCTACGCAAGCTTGCCCGATCATATCAAGACTAGGATTAAAGACAACGACAAGCCCAATTACGCCATTATTTCTGCCTACAACGATGTCGTTTCTGCCCATCAGCCTTTAAAGCATTATCCTGACTGGATTAAAGAAACTTTATTAAAACACGATGCCTTTGCCCAATTTGCTGGGGGCGTGCCCGCCATGTGTGATGGGATCACACAGGGCTATGAGGGGATGGAACTTAATCTTTTCTCCCGTGATGTGATTGCTATGAGTACAAGCATTGCCCTCTCACACAATATCTTTGATGGAGCGTTTTACTTAGGCGTGTGTGATAAGATTGTCCCTGGACTTCTAATTGGAGCACTAAGCTTTGGACATTTACCTGCTATCTTCGTGCCCTCTGGTCCTATGACTAGTGGTCTAGCTAACGCACAAAAGGCTGAAGTGCGCGAACTCTTTGCTCAAGGTAAAGTTACTAGAGAGATTTTATTAGAGAGTGAAATGAGGTTTCACCACTCACCAGGCACTTGTACTTTCTATGGCACAGCCAATTCTAACCAAGTGGTGGTTGAGTTGATGGGCTTGCACTTACCAAATTCCGCCTTCATTAACCCCAACACCTCTCTTAGAAAAGCTTTAGTTCATGAGGCCGCCACTTTAATGGCTACCAAGACACCTAAGCCCATTGGAGAGATCGTTAGTGAAAAGAGTATTGTCAATGCCATGGTCGGCTTGATGGCCACAGGGGGTTCTACCAACCTAACTATCCATCTCATCGCCATTGCTAAAGCCGCTGGAATTATTATCAATTGGGACGACTTCAATGCAGTTTCTAACATCACTCCTCTTTTAACAAAAATGTATCCTAATGGTGAGGCAGATGTGAATCAGTTTGAAGCTGCAGGGGGGTTAGCCCTTGTGGTGCGTGAATTGCTCAATGCTGGACTCTTGCACGAAGATTGCGACACTATCATGGGTTCAGGGTTACAAGCTTATACCAAAAATCCTTTCCTAATCAATGGCAAAGTGGTTTATCAAGATGGAGTGCAGGTCAGTCAAAATACAGAGATCATTAGAGGGATAGATCACCCATTTGCGCCCAATGGAGGGCTTAAAATTCTAACAGGCAATATCGGGCGTTCAGTGATGAAAGTTTCAGCTCTTAAAGAAGAACACCTAGTTGTCCAAGCCCCCGCAATCATCTTTGAATCCCAACAAGACTTGATCGATCGTTTCAACAACAAAGAGCTCCAAAGAGACTTTATTGCAGTGTTGCCTTACCAAAGCCCTAGAGCTAATGGGATGCCAGAGCTACACAAATTTACATCTATTCTAAGCTCTCTGCAAAATCAAGGATTCAAAGATGCGATCGAGCAGATCAAGAAAGTAGGTCACTAAGACTTTTACGAAGAATGGGCTCTGGGCTCTATTTTTGGAGTCTGTTTAGGACTCCCTGAAATGTCCCTTCTTCTCTAGCTTTTTTAAGGAGCTCCCTTGACTCCCAAAGGTTCTATTTTCAGAGTCTTAATTGCGCTTCTTTTTACCACGCACCTACAAGCCTTTAACTATAAAATCTCAGGGCGTGTCGGCTCTTTCTCACGCATCGGTTTTAACAATGCCCCCATCAATACAAACAAAGGACTTTACCCCACAGGCAGTTATGTAACAACCATTGGGGCTTTAGAAATAAACGCTAATTTATTGCCTAAATCTGTGGAGAATCAAAAACTAGAAGTGGGGCTTGGAGGGGAGATCGGCGGGCTTGCCTACGACT is part of the Helicobacter sp. NHP19-003 genome and encodes:
- a CDS encoding replication initiation protein translates to MNKQKKNLMQRLKRLQALIDAETDTTFRDALNREKTECLEQIMELATQQTSPLQLQSSTQEQTIPTPPTTTETLTQPTQQPTTTEVITQNAPTIPTAIAEKYVTFHNDVNSVSLGRLSALEANLLFAIFNKLKDKEDELLVFEAEDIRAMIGSRTKVSLENLSKIVEKFWKNIRAANFWVLYERAKENIVLFRRFRINYHDTKKTQVKSIEIQVNTPHFGYLLNHLHGNFTSFELLEFQNISGKYTKTLYRLLKQWKSVGVPPKKDWREFRELMGVSLNVPAINVEHVVLRPAVQELQKLPHFENLCYEKIKTKGMGNRITHIQFYFEPITKTSKDREQVKRDIRTIAWEIRSKKAVKLIKQSMEQLKQSKQDKDMQEVVGMAFYKPQDPSVILVVDAFQPAQEGYEILVKYYKNGKEFQARSAVLADKETFLTAMAKGGYQIVNSQTPKMQQKPQQTPQPKEVKVELQTDQNGFKTFQGLVRPNQSDQPQALNPNNGLTEYIGRNIYMSNNGVPAVLKIKDIYFIENGYIRVDVQDIDKPHKILNPFILNNVKYFKSWFKKYME
- the edd gene encoding phosphogluconate dehydratase; amino-acid sequence: MPQKTLEDITKGIVERSHATRQAYLQRIAKARGKIQRKDLSCVSLAHSYASLPDHIKTRIKDNDKPNYAIISAYNDVVSAHQPLKHYPDWIKETLLKHDAFAQFAGGVPAMCDGITQGYEGMELNLFSRDVIAMSTSIALSHNIFDGAFYLGVCDKIVPGLLIGALSFGHLPAIFVPSGPMTSGLANAQKAEVRELFAQGKVTREILLESEMRFHHSPGTCTFYGTANSNQVVVELMGLHLPNSAFINPNTSLRKALVHEAATLMATKTPKPIGEIVSEKSIVNAMVGLMATGGSTNLTIHLIAIAKAAGIIINWDDFNAVSNITPLLTKMYPNGEADVNQFEAAGGLALVVRELLNAGLLHEDCDTIMGSGLQAYTKNPFLINGKVVYQDGVQVSQNTEIIRGIDHPFAPNGGLKILTGNIGRSVMKVSALKEEHLVVQAPAIIFESQQDLIDRFNNKELQRDFIAVLPYQSPRANGMPELHKFTSILSSLQNQGFKDAIEQIKKVGH